One genomic window of Candidatus Pseudobacter hemicellulosilyticus includes the following:
- a CDS encoding KUP/HAK/KT family potassium transporter codes for MGKNLNKVTAASLLIALGIIYGDIGTSPLYVLNAIISDRLITEELILGSLSCIIWTLTLQTTIKYVVLTLRADNRGEGGIFSLYALVRRQRKWLVVPAMLGGAALLADGMITPPVTVTSSIEGLRNIKTLGPIPDSTIVYIVLGIITLLFFVQQFGTASIGKLFGPIMFCWFVMLAVLGISHLRDDLHIFKAFSPHYAIELLATYPKGFWILGAVFLCTTGAEALYSDLGHCGRNNIRRSWIFVKSCLILNYLGQGAYLLATYGNEHIPPSMIASGFNPFYAIMPSWFVLPGIIIATAAAIIASQALISGSFTLISEAMRLNLWPKMTIKYPTEERGQLYIPGINTLLFLGCCGIVLYFQKSTRMEAAYGLAITMCMIATTILFANFLVSRRASPIFIYLFLIVYLSIELSFLAANLDKFSHGGYVTLIVGGALFAVMYIWFRSRKIKNRYVEFVRLEHYIPQIQELSNDKTVPKHATHLVYLTSANNPKEIEHKIIYSILNKKPKRADIYWFVHVDTLDDPYTCEYTVDHIIPNDIIRVEFRLGFRIEPKINLMFRKVVADLVANKEVNITSRYESLERNNVVGDFQFIVMEKYLSQDIELPIIERMIMKLYFWIKAWSLSEEKGFGLDISNVTVEKFPLIVAPVTNLNLKRVYESEEE; via the coding sequence GTGGGAAAAAATCTAAACAAGGTCACTGCGGCCTCCTTATTAATCGCTTTAGGAATTATCTATGGCGACATCGGTACTTCTCCCCTCTACGTATTAAATGCCATCATCAGCGACCGCCTCATCACCGAGGAACTGATCCTGGGCTCCCTGTCCTGCATTATCTGGACACTGACCCTGCAGACCACCATTAAATACGTTGTACTCACCCTGCGTGCCGACAACCGGGGGGAAGGCGGCATTTTCTCCCTGTATGCGCTGGTCCGCCGGCAACGGAAATGGCTGGTAGTCCCCGCCATGCTCGGCGGCGCCGCCCTGCTGGCCGACGGGATGATCACCCCGCCCGTTACGGTTACGTCCTCCATTGAAGGTTTACGCAATATCAAGACCCTGGGACCTATCCCCGATTCCACCATTGTGTACATTGTACTGGGCATAATCACCCTGCTGTTCTTTGTCCAGCAATTTGGCACCGCCTCCATCGGGAAACTGTTTGGCCCTATCATGTTCTGCTGGTTCGTGATGCTGGCCGTACTGGGCATATCCCACCTGAGGGACGATCTCCATATCTTCAAAGCCTTCAGCCCGCATTATGCCATTGAGCTGCTGGCCACCTACCCCAAAGGGTTCTGGATACTGGGGGCCGTCTTCCTATGTACCACGGGGGCGGAAGCCCTCTACTCGGACCTGGGACACTGCGGCCGGAACAATATCCGGCGCTCCTGGATATTTGTAAAATCCTGCCTGATCCTGAACTACCTGGGACAGGGCGCCTACCTCCTGGCCACCTATGGCAATGAGCATATCCCGCCCTCCATGATCGCTTCAGGTTTCAACCCCTTCTACGCCATCATGCCCAGCTGGTTCGTGCTGCCCGGCATCATCATTGCCACAGCAGCCGCCATCATTGCCAGCCAGGCCCTGATCAGCGGTTCTTTCACCCTGATCAGTGAAGCCATGCGCCTGAACCTCTGGCCTAAGATGACCATCAAATACCCCACCGAAGAAAGGGGACAACTCTATATTCCCGGCATCAACACCCTGCTGTTCCTCGGCTGCTGCGGCATTGTCCTGTACTTCCAGAAATCCACCCGCATGGAAGCCGCCTATGGACTGGCCATCACCATGTGTATGATTGCCACCACTATCCTCTTTGCCAATTTCCTGGTATCCCGGAGGGCCAGCCCCATATTTATTTACCTTTTCCTGATCGTGTACCTGTCCATTGAATTATCGTTCCTGGCAGCCAACCTGGACAAGTTCTCCCATGGCGGTTATGTGACCCTGATTGTAGGCGGCGCCCTCTTTGCTGTGATGTATATCTGGTTCCGCAGCCGGAAGATCAAGAACCGGTACGTGGAATTTGTGCGGCTGGAACATTATATCCCGCAGATCCAGGAGCTGAGCAACGACAAGACCGTTCCCAAGCACGCTACCCACCTGGTATACCTGACCAGCGCCAATAACCCCAAGGAAATTGAGCATAAGATCATCTACTCTATCCTCAACAAAAAACCCAAAAGGGCAGACATCTATTGGTTTGTCCATGTGGATACCCTGGACGATCCCTATACCTGCGAGTATACGGTGGACCATATCATTCCCAATGATATTATCCGCGTGGAGTTTCGCCTCGGTTTCCGGATAGAACCCAAGATCAACCTGATGTTCCGCAAAGTGGTGGCAGACCTGGTGGCCAACAAAGAGGTGAATATCACCAGCCGCTACGAAAGCCTGGAACGTAACAATGTGGTGGGCGATTTCCAGTTCATTGTCATGGAGAAATACCTTAGCCAGGATATTGAGCTGCCCATCATTGAAAGGATGATCATGAAGCTCTATTTCTGGATCAAGGCCTGGAGCCTGTCCGAGGAAAAAGGCTTTGGACTGGATATCAG
- a CDS encoding DUF4293 family protein: MIQRIQTVWLLLAAAAAFLTLKLPFYSGNIIIEGQPQQYMVLTATSNILLLILSVAVGIVALISLFMYKDRKLQLKLCFLALFISIINLVLFYMQTQKFIPGQGSINITAVIAVMIPVLLFFSIRGIYRDEKLVKGLERLR, from the coding sequence ATGATCCAACGCATTCAAACTGTTTGGCTTTTACTGGCTGCCGCCGCAGCTTTCCTGACCCTGAAACTGCCCTTTTACAGTGGGAATATTATTATAGAAGGCCAGCCGCAGCAATACATGGTGCTCACCGCTACCAGTAATATCCTGCTGCTGATCCTCTCCGTAGCCGTAGGCATTGTGGCGCTGATCAGCCTCTTTATGTATAAGGATAGAAAATTACAGCTGAAGCTTTGTTTCCTGGCGCTGTTTATTTCCATTATTAACCTGGTCCTGTTTTATATGCAGACACAAAAGTTCATCCCCGGCCAGGGCAGCATCAATATCACGGCGGTAATAGCAGTGATGATCCCTGTCCTACTGTTCTTCTCCATCCGTGGTATTTACCGGGATGAGAAACTGGTGAAAGGACTGGAACGCCTGCGGTAA
- a CDS encoding protein-disulfide reductase DsbD family protein, with the protein MTKFLLAGLICFMGIAVTANAQSSKAVKWNYSSKKIANNTYEVHLTATISGDYHMYAQNAGVDGPLPTVFSFTKNPLLTLDGKVKEVGKLVKKFESAWSGEVNYYEKTVDFVQVVKVKGSAKTNLAGKVEFMVCNEEQCLPPAEVDFTVNIGG; encoded by the coding sequence ATGACAAAATTCTTGCTCGCAGGCCTGATCTGTTTCATGGGTATTGCCGTAACTGCCAATGCGCAATCCTCCAAAGCGGTTAAATGGAATTATTCTTCCAAAAAGATCGCCAATAACACCTATGAAGTACACCTGACTGCCACCATCAGCGGCGACTACCATATGTACGCCCAGAATGCTGGTGTGGACGGCCCCCTGCCTACGGTGTTCAGCTTTACCAAGAATCCCCTGCTGACCCTGGATGGCAAAGTGAAGGAAGTGGGTAAGCTGGTGAAAAAATTTGAAAGCGCCTGGAGTGGCGAAGTGAACTACTACGAAAAGACCGTTGACTTTGTACAGGTAGTAAAAGTGAAAGGTTCCGCCAAGACCAACCTGGCCGGCAAAGTAGAGTTCATGGTTTGTAATGAAGAGCAGTGCCTGCCGCCCGCCGAAGTGGACTTTACCGTAAACATCGGTGGCTAA
- a CDS encoding histidine kinase has product MTVNSKTFKTNLIFWTCYFLYEWLANSAYDNAYGAHLLAASLFTPLIILATIFTIYFLLRYYFNGGEKWKFWVGLIASMLVFGVLRRTINYFLIYPMIWPDSRNAPYILPVKILFEIVNTYLIVALNAMFYFTQAWYEQQRLAQSLQKDKAEAQLELLKSQVQPHFIFNTLNNIYSLSTQNNSKTPDLIFRLSSLLSYMLYDSKQDTIPLTKEIEYISNYIELEKIRYGERLDVSMNILMDPDHIRIAPFLMLPLVENSFKHGASHSIEHCWIRIDVLAREGALIIKVENSIPINGCIQHAKSGIGTDNLRKRLEYIYPRKHEFRCIAEEQSFLATLKIKDVVHENKVPVSG; this is encoded by the coding sequence ATGACCGTTAACAGTAAAACCTTTAAGACCAATCTGATTTTCTGGACCTGCTACTTCCTGTATGAATGGCTGGCCAATTCTGCCTATGATAATGCTTATGGCGCTCACCTGCTGGCGGCTTCCCTGTTCACGCCGCTGATCATCCTGGCTACTATTTTTACCATCTATTTCCTGCTGCGCTATTATTTCAATGGCGGGGAGAAATGGAAGTTCTGGGTGGGGCTTATTGCCAGTATGCTGGTGTTTGGCGTACTGCGGAGGACCATCAACTATTTCCTGATCTATCCCATGATCTGGCCGGATTCCAGGAACGCTCCCTATATCCTGCCGGTGAAGATCCTGTTCGAGATCGTGAATACCTACCTCATTGTAGCGCTCAATGCCATGTTCTATTTTACGCAGGCCTGGTACGAGCAGCAGCGCCTGGCGCAGAGCCTGCAGAAAGATAAAGCTGAAGCGCAGCTGGAACTGCTTAAATCGCAGGTACAACCGCATTTCATTTTCAATACCCTGAACAATATCTATTCGCTCTCTACACAGAACAACAGCAAAACGCCCGACCTGATCTTCCGTCTTTCCTCACTGCTGAGCTATATGCTGTACGACAGCAAGCAGGACACCATCCCGCTGACCAAGGAAATAGAATATATCAGTAATTATATAGAGCTGGAAAAGATCAGGTATGGGGAGCGACTGGATGTGAGCATGAATATCCTGATGGACCCGGATCATATCCGTATAGCGCCTTTCCTGATGCTGCCACTGGTGGAGAACAGCTTCAAGCATGGGGCTTCTCATTCCATAGAACATTGCTGGATCCGCATTGATGTGCTGGCCCGGGAAGGGGCGCTGATCATCAAGGTGGAGAACAGCATTCCCATCAATGGCTGTATTCAGCATGCAAAGAGCGGGATCGGGACGGATAACCTGCGCAAGCGGCTGGAATATATCTATCCCAGGAAACATGAGTTCCGCTGTATTGCCGAAGAACAGAGCTTCCTGGCTACCCTTAAAATAAAAGACGTAGTACATGAAAATAAAGTGCCTGTTAGTGGATGA
- a CDS encoding sigma-70 family RNA polymerase sigma factor has translation MNLLRKKTDHELIQDFQDGDLYALETLILRHKDKMYTSILFMVKDKYLAEDIFQDVLIKIIDTVRGGRYTEEGKFLPWAMRIAHNLCVDHFRKVKRTPAIKTSDDRDIFEVINFTEDGADMKMMKRQSYDRVRQMLDLLPDDQREVIILRHYADLSFKEIASLTNCSINTALGRMRYGLINLRKMMMQKKIAL, from the coding sequence ATGAATTTACTTCGTAAGAAAACCGATCATGAACTCATCCAGGACTTCCAGGATGGCGATTTGTATGCTCTCGAAACTTTGATTCTCCGTCACAAAGACAAAATGTACACCAGCATCCTCTTCATGGTGAAGGACAAATACCTGGCAGAAGATATTTTCCAGGATGTTCTCATCAAGATCATCGACACCGTACGTGGTGGCCGGTACACTGAAGAAGGAAAATTCCTCCCCTGGGCTATGCGTATTGCCCACAACCTCTGTGTTGACCATTTCAGGAAAGTTAAACGTACTCCCGCAATCAAGACCAGCGACGACCGTGACATCTTCGAGGTGATCAATTTCACCGAAGACGGCGCTGACATGAAAATGATGAAACGCCAGAGCTACGACAGGGTCCGCCAGATGCTGGACCTGCTGCCGGACGATCAGCGTGAGGTAATCATTCTCCGTCATTATGCAGATCTGAGCTTTAAGGAAATTGCTTCACTGACCAATTGCAGTATCAATACGGCATTGGGCAGGATGCGGTATGGCCTGATCAATCTGCGCAAGATGATGATGCAGAAGAAGATTGCGCTCTAA
- a CDS encoding thioredoxin family protein, with amino-acid sequence MRQFFTWCLFLAGLLFNLTVAGQETKPLSFSYSYERLNDQEVLLTIKARLSETGKLYSITKVSDDALYSTVLFDTAVTSYLKDGVVEKGNIQSEKDATLDGLQVSFSTDSVEWQQKVTLPAGEQKAFEGKVNYLVKSGEEFKSGEEAFTISVKAETAAAGGTAEAGAEGAESNSLWSFFLGGLAAGLGAFIMPCIYAMVPVTVSFFTKRSTTRKEGIRNALVYSGSIIGIFTLLGFLITLIFGPGALNSMASSAVFNVFVFAMFVIFGVAFLGAFEITLPASWSNKMDSKANFGSISGIFFMALTLVIVSFSCTVPFIGLLTVWTAKGGMLAPLVGFLGFSFALSLPFALFAFFPALLNKMGKSGGWLNTVKVSLGFIELALALKFLSSADLAYHWGILDREVYLSLWIVIFGLLGLYLLGKLKFHHDDDLPSNDYGKPYLTVTRLFFAIAALSFTIYLVPGLWGAPLKGISAWLPEMKTQDFNLNKVSVIQESTTGGDLGVKPVKYTDILESEIPGVEAFFDYEEAIAAAKKLKRPVLIDFTGHSCANCRKMEQEVLTDPEVTKRLKNDFVVVSLYVDDKYKLQDSEWYESKHTGRMIKNMGDKNLDFEVTLTGNSAQPLYVFVDHDGVIIKDAGGYNSNIKRFIDILDGVKASYAEKHKK; translated from the coding sequence ATGAGGCAATTTTTTACCTGGTGTTTATTCCTGGCTGGCTTACTGTTCAATCTGACCGTAGCAGGACAGGAAACAAAGCCCCTTTCCTTCAGTTATAGCTATGAGCGCCTGAATGATCAGGAAGTGCTGCTGACCATCAAGGCCCGGCTCAGTGAGACCGGCAAGCTCTATTCCATTACCAAGGTCTCTGACGATGCCCTGTATTCCACAGTGCTGTTTGATACGGCCGTAACCTCCTACCTGAAAGACGGTGTGGTGGAAAAAGGCAATATCCAGTCTGAAAAGGATGCAACGCTGGATGGCTTACAGGTAAGCTTCAGTACGGATTCCGTGGAGTGGCAGCAGAAAGTGACCCTGCCTGCCGGTGAGCAGAAAGCTTTTGAAGGAAAAGTAAACTACCTGGTAAAATCGGGTGAGGAATTCAAATCCGGCGAAGAAGCCTTTACCATTTCAGTGAAAGCGGAAACTGCTGCTGCCGGCGGAACTGCGGAAGCGGGCGCCGAAGGAGCAGAAAGCAATTCCTTATGGTCCTTTTTCCTGGGTGGACTGGCCGCAGGTCTGGGCGCCTTTATCATGCCCTGTATCTACGCTATGGTGCCGGTGACCGTCAGCTTTTTCACCAAGCGCAGCACCACCCGCAAGGAAGGTATCCGTAACGCCCTGGTGTATTCCGGTTCCATCATCGGTATCTTCACCCTGCTGGGCTTCCTGATTACCCTGATCTTTGGCCCCGGCGCGCTGAACTCCATGGCCAGCAGCGCTGTCTTCAACGTATTCGTCTTTGCTATGTTCGTGATATTCGGGGTGGCTTTCCTGGGTGCATTTGAGATCACCCTGCCAGCCTCCTGGAGCAATAAAATGGATTCCAAAGCCAATTTTGGCAGTATATCAGGCATCTTCTTCATGGCCCTGACGTTGGTGATCGTATCCTTTTCCTGTACCGTTCCTTTTATCGGCCTGCTGACAGTTTGGACGGCCAAGGGTGGCATGCTGGCGCCGCTGGTAGGGTTCCTTGGTTTCTCCTTTGCCCTGTCGCTTCCTTTTGCCCTGTTCGCCTTTTTCCCGGCCCTGCTCAACAAAATGGGCAAATCCGGTGGCTGGCTGAACACGGTGAAAGTATCCCTGGGCTTTATTGAGCTGGCCCTGGCCCTCAAATTCCTGTCCAGCGCTGACCTCGCTTACCACTGGGGTATCCTGGACCGGGAAGTATACCTGAGCCTGTGGATCGTGATCTTTGGTCTGCTGGGTCTCTACCTGCTGGGTAAGCTGAAATTTCACCACGATGATGACCTGCCCTCCAATGATTATGGCAAACCCTACCTGACCGTTACCCGTTTGTTCTTTGCCATTGCAGCCCTTTCGTTCACTATCTACCTGGTGCCCGGTCTCTGGGGGGCACCGCTGAAAGGTATCAGCGCCTGGCTGCCTGAAATGAAAACGCAGGACTTCAACCTCAATAAAGTATCGGTGATCCAGGAGTCCACTACCGGCGGCGATCTGGGAGTGAAACCCGTGAAGTATACTGATATCCTGGAATCTGAGATCCCCGGCGTGGAAGCTTTCTTTGATTATGAAGAAGCCATTGCTGCAGCTAAAAAGCTCAAACGTCCTGTGCTGATAGACTTTACCGGCCATAGCTGCGCCAACTGCCGGAAGATGGAACAGGAAGTGCTGACAGATCCCGAGGTGACCAAAAGACTGAAGAATGATTTTGTGGTGGTGTCCCTCTATGTAGATGATAAATACAAGCTGCAGGATAGTGAGTGGTATGAATCTAAGCATACCGGCAGGATGATCAAGAATATGGGAGATAAGAACCTGGATTTTGAAGTGACACTGACAGGTAACAGCGCCCAGCCTTTGTATGTTTTTGTAGACCATGACGGCGTTATTATCAAAGATGCCGGCGGGTACAACAGCAATATCAAACGGTTCATTGATATCCTGGATGGCGTGAAAGCCAGCTATGCGGAAAAGCATAAAAAATAA
- the purQ gene encoding phosphoribosylformylglycinamidine synthase subunit PurQ, producing the protein MKFGVVVFPGSNCDRDMQDALQNDLNQEVIMLWHKDKDLSMFSTEDCIVLPGGFSYGDYMRCGAIARFSPMMQSVIEFANKGGKVLGVCNGFQVLCEAQLLPGVLARNAHQQFICKNVYLKGVGSDQALKIPIAHGEGRYYADNKTLDQLEANGQVIYYYCDENGKIDPAFNPNGAARNIAGIRNAAGNVFGMMPHPERATSAALGNTDGRTILNALLIQANAGLVKPSAELVNF; encoded by the coding sequence ATGAAATTTGGTGTTGTAGTATTCCCCGGTTCCAATTGCGATCGTGATATGCAGGATGCCCTGCAAAATGATTTAAATCAGGAAGTTATCATGCTCTGGCACAAGGATAAGGACCTCAGCATGTTTAGTACGGAAGACTGCATTGTACTGCCGGGAGGTTTCTCTTACGGGGACTACATGCGTTGCGGCGCCATTGCCCGTTTCAGCCCTATGATGCAGAGCGTGATCGAGTTTGCGAACAAAGGCGGAAAGGTCCTGGGTGTCTGCAATGGCTTCCAGGTGCTTTGCGAGGCGCAACTGCTGCCTGGCGTACTGGCCCGGAATGCCCACCAGCAATTTATCTGCAAGAATGTATACCTCAAAGGCGTTGGTTCCGACCAGGCCCTCAAAATACCCATCGCCCATGGCGAAGGCCGCTACTATGCGGACAACAAGACCCTGGACCAGCTGGAAGCCAATGGCCAGGTGATCTATTATTACTGCGACGAGAACGGGAAAATTGATCCCGCCTTCAACCCTAATGGCGCTGCCCGTAATATTGCCGGTATCCGCAATGCTGCCGGTAATGTGTTTGGTATGATGCCGCACCCCGAGCGGGCCACCAGTGCCGCTTTGGGTAATACTGACGGAAGGACCATACTGAATGCTTTATTGATACAAGCTAATGCGGGGTTGGTAAAGCCTTCTGCTGAATTGGTCAACTTTTAG
- the uvrA gene encoding excinuclease ABC subunit UvrA: MVVTSKKQKTDRQPARAVASDSIYIQGARVHNLKNVSIAFPRNKFIVVTGVSGSGKSSLTIDTLFAEGQRRYAESLSAYARQFMARMVKPDVDFIKGLCPAIAIEQKVVTRTPRSTVGSMTEVYDYLRLLFARTGKTISPVSGREVKKDDVTDVVSAIRQQSEGDKVLILIPFKQHKNRKPKEELGILLQKGFTRLYDGNIHHIEDLLENASWKPAKELYVLIDRLVVKDFDEDDTHRMGDSIGTAFYEGEGELLVEVNGVKKLHFSNRFELDGISFEEPVPNLFSFNNPFGACPTCEGFSQVLGIDADLVIPDKRLSVFENAVAPWKGEKLSQWKEAFIKAAKKFNFPIHKPIIDLTKEQYNTLWEGNEHANGINDFFKEVEQNLYKVQYRVLLSRYRGRTLCPDCKGYRLRKEALYVKVGDKHIGELCELPVKDLTQWFDQLQQSEYDQQVAKRILIEINHRLKTLMDVGLGYLTMNRLANSLSGGESQRIQLTRSLGSNLTNSLYILDEPSIGLHSRDTERLILVLKELRDLGNTVVVVEHDEMMMREADYIVDMGPLASHLGGEVVATGNYDAIVSNPKSLTGQYLSGQLRIEPPKSVRKWRRSLKVEGARQNNLRDVTVEFPLDTLCVVSGVSGSGKTTLVKQILYPALQKMRGEPADKVGMHKAVTGDVDYLSQIEMVDQNPIGKSSRSNPVTYIKAYDEIRDLYARQPLSKLRGFQPKHFSFNVDGGRCDTCKGEGETIVEMQFLADVHLTCEACGGRKFKEEVLEVHYREKSIYDILEMSVDEALAFFKDEKDIVNKIKPLSDVGLGYVKLGQSSDTLSGGEAQRVKLASFLGKGKAQGHILFIFDEPTTGLHFHDIKKLLTSFNALIDQGHSILVIEHNTDVIKSADWVIDLGPEAGDGGGQLVYAGVPEELKKVKESYTGKFL, encoded by the coding sequence ATGGTCGTAACATCCAAGAAGCAGAAAACAGACAGGCAACCCGCCCGGGCGGTTGCATCCGACAGTATATATATTCAGGGCGCCCGCGTCCACAACCTGAAAAACGTATCCATCGCCTTTCCCCGCAATAAATTCATTGTGGTGACCGGCGTTTCGGGGTCGGGCAAGTCGTCCCTCACCATTGATACCCTCTTTGCCGAAGGGCAGCGCCGTTATGCCGAAAGTCTTAGCGCCTACGCCCGCCAGTTCATGGCCCGGATGGTGAAACCCGACGTGGATTTTATCAAGGGCCTCTGTCCCGCCATCGCCATTGAGCAGAAAGTGGTGACCCGTACGCCCCGCTCTACCGTGGGCAGTATGACGGAGGTCTATGACTATCTCCGCCTGCTCTTTGCCCGCACCGGCAAGACCATTTCTCCCGTCTCCGGCCGAGAAGTCAAAAAGGACGATGTGACTGACGTGGTGAGTGCTATCCGCCAACAGTCTGAAGGCGATAAAGTGCTGATCCTGATCCCCTTCAAACAACATAAGAACCGGAAACCCAAAGAAGAGCTGGGTATCCTGCTGCAGAAAGGCTTCACCCGCCTTTATGATGGTAATATCCACCATATAGAAGACTTACTGGAGAACGCCTCCTGGAAACCGGCCAAGGAACTGTATGTGCTGATCGACCGCCTGGTAGTCAAGGATTTTGATGAAGATGATACCCACCGCATGGGCGATTCCATCGGCACCGCTTTCTATGAAGGGGAAGGGGAACTGCTGGTGGAGGTTAACGGGGTCAAAAAACTCCATTTCTCTAACCGCTTTGAACTGGACGGGATCAGCTTTGAAGAGCCGGTGCCCAACCTTTTCTCCTTTAATAATCCTTTCGGGGCCTGTCCCACCTGCGAAGGGTTCAGCCAGGTGCTGGGCATTGATGCCGACCTGGTGATCCCTGACAAACGCCTCAGCGTATTTGAAAACGCTGTAGCTCCCTGGAAGGGCGAGAAACTGAGCCAATGGAAAGAGGCTTTTATCAAAGCCGCCAAAAAATTCAATTTCCCTATCCATAAGCCCATCATTGATCTTACCAAAGAACAATACAATACGCTCTGGGAAGGGAATGAACACGCCAACGGGATCAACGATTTCTTTAAGGAAGTAGAGCAGAATCTCTATAAAGTACAGTACCGCGTACTGCTGTCGCGCTACCGTGGCCGCACGCTCTGCCCGGACTGCAAAGGTTATCGCCTGCGCAAAGAGGCGCTGTATGTGAAAGTGGGTGATAAACATATCGGCGAGCTTTGCGAGCTGCCGGTAAAAGACCTCACCCAATGGTTCGACCAATTGCAGCAGAGCGAGTATGATCAGCAGGTGGCTAAGCGTATCCTCATTGAGATCAATCACCGGCTCAAGACCCTGATGGACGTAGGTCTGGGCTACCTGACCATGAACCGCCTGGCTAATTCCCTCAGTGGCGGCGAAAGCCAGCGGATCCAGCTTACCCGCTCGCTCGGCAGCAACCTCACCAATTCGCTGTATATTCTGGACGAACCAAGTATCGGTCTCCATTCCCGCGATACTGAACGCCTGATCCTTGTCCTCAAAGAGCTGCGCGACCTGGGCAATACCGTAGTAGTGGTAGAACATGATGAAATGATGATGCGCGAGGCGGACTATATTGTTGATATGGGTCCCCTGGCCTCCCACCTGGGGGGGGAAGTGGTAGCTACCGGTAACTATGATGCTATTGTCAGCAATCCCAAGAGCCTGACCGGGCAATACCTCAGCGGTCAGCTTCGTATAGAACCGCCAAAGTCAGTGCGTAAATGGAGGCGCAGCCTGAAAGTGGAGGGCGCCCGCCAGAACAACCTGCGGGATGTCACCGTGGAGTTCCCCCTGGATACCCTTTGCGTGGTGAGTGGCGTAAGCGGCAGTGGCAAGACCACCCTCGTTAAACAGATCTTATACCCGGCCCTGCAGAAAATGCGGGGCGAGCCGGCCGATAAAGTAGGTATGCACAAGGCTGTGACGGGGGATGTGGACTATCTCTCGCAGATAGAGATGGTAGACCAGAACCCTATCGGTAAATCTTCCCGCAGTAACCCTGTAACCTATATCAAGGCGTACGATGAGATCCGCGATCTCTATGCCCGTCAACCCCTGAGCAAGCTGCGCGGTTTCCAGCCCAAGCATTTTTCCTTCAACGTGGATGGCGGCAGGTGTGATACCTGCAAGGGTGAGGGAGAAACGATTGTGGAAATGCAGTTCCTGGCCGATGTCCACCTGACCTGCGAAGCCTGTGGCGGCCGCAAGTTCAAAGAGGAAGTGCTGGAAGTGCATTACCGCGAGAAAAGCATTTACGATATCCTGGAAATGAGCGTAGACGAAGCCCTGGCTTTCTTCAAGGATGAAAAAGATATCGTGAATAAGATAAAACCCCTGAGTGATGTGGGCCTTGGCTACGTGAAACTGGGCCAGTCCTCCGATACCCTGTCGGGCGGTGAAGCCCAGCGGGTAAAACTGGCTTCCTTCCTTGGCAAAGGGAAGGCGCAGGGGCATATCCTGTTCATCTTTGACGAGCCTACCACCGGCCTGCATTTTCATGATATCAAAAAGCTGCTGACCTCCTTCAATGCCCTCATAGATCAGGGCCATTCCATCCTGGTCATTGAACACAATACAGATGTGATCAAGAGCGCCGACTGGGTCATTGACCTGGGGCCCGAAGCGGGCGATGGTGGCGGCCAGCTGGTATATGCCGGGGTGCCGGAAGAATTAAAAAAGGTAAAAGAAAGTTATACCGGAAAGTTTTTATAG
- a CDS encoding LytTR family DNA-binding domain-containing protein, with product MKIKCLLVDDEPPAIDLIAAYIDRMDDLEVAGRCSNAIDAFGFLQKNRIDLLFLDINMPRMSGLDLIRSLQDRPRIVLTTAYREFAADGFDLDVLDYLVKPISFDRFLKAIAKFNQLHSFRQTEVPEQLPDGFDKAYMYFKVNKEVKKIFLRDILYIESIKDYVKIVTADKALITYQRLSYMEEKLPEHKFLRVHKSFIVSADRIAGYNNDVIRVGEHSLPLGRSYKQSFLKFIAHTASLK from the coding sequence ATGAAAATAAAGTGCCTGTTAGTGGATGATGAGCCGCCTGCCATTGATCTCATTGCGGCGTATATTGATCGTATGGACGACCTAGAAGTAGCAGGCCGCTGCAGTAATGCCATTGATGCTTTCGGTTTTTTACAGAAGAACCGGATCGATCTATTGTTCCTGGATATCAATATGCCCCGCATGAGCGGGCTGGACCTTATCCGCTCCCTGCAGGACCGGCCGCGGATTGTACTCACTACAGCTTACCGGGAATTTGCAGCCGATGGCTTTGACCTGGACGTACTGGATTACCTGGTAAAACCCATTTCATTTGACCGGTTCCTGAAGGCCATTGCCAAATTCAACCAGCTGCATTCCTTCCGGCAGACAGAAGTGCCGGAGCAGCTGCCTGACGGTTTTGATAAAGCCTATATGTATTTTAAAGTGAACAAGGAGGTGAAGAAGATCTTCCTGCGGGATATCCTGTACATAGAAAGTATCAAGGACTATGTGAAAATAGTGACGGCGGATAAGGCGCTGATCACTTACCAGCGCCTGAGTTATATGGAAGAGAAATTACCCGAGCATAAATTCCTGCGGGTACACAAGAGCTTTATTGTGTCTGCGGACCGGATAGCGGGCTATAACAATGATGTGATCCGTGTGGGAGAACATAGCCTGCCCCTGGGAAGAAGTTATAAGCAGAGCTTCCTGAAGTTCATTGCGCATACGGCCAGCCTGAAGTGA